One window of the Pseudomonas knackmussii B13 genome contains the following:
- a CDS encoding HU family DNA-binding protein, which translates to MAMTKEQLVRDIADSLDLTQVSVRGVFEQLAGIVQDALENDGELTLPGIGKLKVSERAARTGRNPQTGKSIEIAAKKVVRFVPAKALADSLN; encoded by the coding sequence ATGGCAATGACCAAGGAACAACTGGTGCGCGATATCGCCGACTCGCTCGACCTGACCCAGGTCTCGGTGCGTGGTGTCTTCGAGCAACTGGCGGGTATCGTCCAGGACGCCCTGGAGAACGACGGCGAGCTGACCCTGCCGGGCATTGGCAAGCTCAAGGTCAGCGAGCGCGCAGCGCGCACCGGGCGCAACCCGCAGACCGGCAAGAGCATCGAGATCGCGGCGAAGAAGGTGGTGCGTTTCGTCCCGGCCAAGGCCCTGGCCGACAGCCTCAACTGA